A single region of the Anaerostipes rhamnosivorans genome encodes:
- a CDS encoding anthrax toxin lethal factor-related metalloendopeptidase, whose translation MKKAVTKIFALALAVIIIAAGVGMGVPAPKRVEASNKVSVKVSTTRKVKTKKYKLKKKVRRKKTTTVKKIKTTKKLTKSVSKKVEKIIRKNTVVKTTMKAKRKTVKTTVTTKTTTKTTNLARSGSADINQLKGIIDTRVINSFKKTGMKIETNPRSSVLKGADGVFSPSKKRIYLKANVDRVLVHEVGHFVAYRQGRADSTKEFLSIYKAEKNKFKGDNKKYAVSSNKEFFAECFKEYSMNKSSLKKNCPRSYKYIQSVISRM comes from the coding sequence ATGAAAAAAGCAGTCACGAAGATTTTTGCATTGGCATTAGCAGTTATTATAATAGCCGCAGGTGTTGGGATGGGGGTCCCGGCTCCGAAACGTGTCGAAGCATCAAACAAAGTTTCAGTTAAGGTCAGCACAACCAGAAAAGTCAAAACAAAAAAGTATAAGTTAAAGAAAAAGGTACGCAGGAAAAAGACAACCACAGTCAAGAAGATCAAAACAACAAAGAAACTGACGAAAAGTGTTTCAAAAAAAGTTGAAAAGATCATCCGTAAGAACACAGTAGTCAAGACCACTATGAAAGCGAAGCGTAAGACGGTCAAAACTACGGTGACGACGAAAACTACGACAAAGACGACAAATCTGGCCAGATCAGGAAGTGCTGATATTAACCAATTGAAGGGGATCATTGATACAAGGGTAATCAATTCTTTTAAGAAGACCGGAATGAAGATTGAAACTAATCCACGTTCCTCCGTCTTAAAGGGAGCAGACGGAGTGTTCAGCCCATCTAAGAAACGGATTTATTTAAAAGCCAATGTAGACCGCGTTCTTGTCCACGAAGTGGGACATTTCGTAGCCTATCGGCAGGGAAGAGCTGATTCAACAAAAGAGTTCCTGTCTATCTACAAAGCAGAGAAGAACAAGTTCAAAGGAGACAATAAAAAGTATGCTGTATCCTCTAACAAGGAGTTTTTTGCAGAGTGCTTCAAGGAATACTCCATGAACAAATCTTCCTTAAAGAAGAATTGCCCGCGCTCTTATAAGTACATACAGTCTGTGATCAGCAGAATGTGA
- a CDS encoding protein kinase family protein gives MLLMMKDRKVLETMPDGSLKIYNKQLVPFALQKEDLTYEDFIFNWLAVRPLSMGRTNAKNILNNANIPQTPLTIARTSHALNLTDCYWVREENEAITWESNNFYDHPMDEEYADTALTGTPHAINKERIHTPELTAQGVSAKCWIQEADGIYLYKVGKRELPASKILQQLGISHILYEKAELYQNYLSKERLEEIEQSGEIIVKSKLITSKKVSIVSFEEFAVWCANQEKDEFEEARSLDPERYYEMQIADYILNNSDRHVGNWGFYFVTDENRITGLYPLMDHDHAFDENENLMSQTWEGKTLLEAAACAQAVLKLPLKSVFKMERPECLSNREWKAVKTRVQTLLEKSSR, from the coding sequence ATGCTGTTAATGATGAAAGACCGGAAAGTTTTAGAGACTATGCCGGACGGCAGTCTTAAAATATATAACAAACAATTGGTGCCGTTTGCATTGCAAAAGGAAGATCTTACGTATGAGGATTTTATTTTTAATTGGCTGGCAGTACGGCCGTTATCCATGGGAAGAACCAATGCAAAGAATATTTTGAACAATGCGAACATACCCCAGACTCCATTGACGATCGCAAGGACCAGCCATGCTCTCAATCTCACGGACTGCTACTGGGTCAGGGAAGAAAACGAGGCTATTACATGGGAATCAAATAACTTTTATGACCATCCTATGGATGAGGAGTACGCAGATACCGCCCTTACCGGTACACCGCATGCAATAAATAAGGAAAGGATTCATACGCCTGAACTGACCGCACAGGGGGTCTCAGCCAAATGCTGGATACAGGAAGCAGACGGTATCTACTTATATAAAGTAGGGAAGAGAGAACTGCCCGCATCAAAAATTTTACAGCAGCTTGGGATTTCCCATATTTTATATGAGAAGGCAGAGCTATATCAGAATTATCTCTCCAAAGAGCGCCTAGAGGAGATAGAACAATCCGGAGAAATCATCGTTAAATCAAAGCTTATCACGTCCAAAAAAGTTAGTATCGTATCGTTTGAGGAGTTTGCTGTATGGTGTGCCAATCAGGAGAAGGACGAGTTTGAGGAGGCCAGAAGTCTGGATCCTGAGAGATATTATGAAATGCAGATTGCAGATTATATTTTAAACAACAGTGACCGCCATGTGGGCAACTGGGGATTTTATTTTGTCACGGATGAAAACAGGATCACAGGTTTGTATCCATTGATGGACCACGATCATGCCTTTGATGAGAATGAGAATCTCATGTCCCAGACATGGGAGGGGAAAACACTGTTGGAAGCGGCGGCATGTGCTCAGGCTGTTCTTAAACTGCCGCTTAAAAGCGTATTTAAAATGGAGCGGCCAGAGTGCTTAAGTAACCGGGAATGGAAGGCAGTGAAAACAAGGGTTCAGACCCTTTTAGAGAAAAGCAGCCGATAG
- a CDS encoding ABC transporter permease, whose translation MTDPISKEQSEYLNQIQRKKYWIRVAQVLLLLLLLFAWETAVSKDILNGFIFSSPTRIIRCFYSMALDHSIFLHIGVTLAETLVSFVLITIFSVLIATVLWWFPTAAKIIDPYLVVLNSLPKSALAPILIVWLGNNMKTIIITAISIAVFGSILNLYSGFLNVDRERLTLIRTLGGSKKDCLTLAVIPSCIPLLLSIMNVNIGLSLVGVIIGEFLAARSGLGYLIIYGSQVFSWERRQIEPHILPLSAAFL comes from the coding sequence ATGACTGATCCAATTTCTAAAGAACAGTCCGAATATTTAAATCAAATTCAACGAAAGAAATATTGGATTCGCGTTGCCCAGGTCCTTCTGCTTTTACTTCTTTTATTTGCCTGGGAGACCGCCGTTTCTAAAGATATACTGAACGGTTTTATTTTCAGCAGTCCGACCAGGATCATCCGCTGCTTTTATTCCATGGCGCTGGATCATTCCATATTCCTTCACATCGGGGTCACGCTGGCGGAAACTCTTGTGAGTTTTGTGTTGATCACCATATTCTCGGTGCTGATCGCAACGGTTTTGTGGTGGTTCCCTACGGCTGCTAAAATTATCGACCCTTATCTTGTCGTACTGAACAGTCTTCCCAAATCAGCGCTTGCGCCAATCCTCATCGTCTGGCTTGGGAACAACATGAAGACCATCATTATCACTGCCATATCTATTGCAGTATTCGGCAGTATTTTGAATTTATACAGCGGCTTCCTGAATGTGGACAGAGAACGCCTGACACTCATCAGGACTCTTGGGGGTTCTAAAAAAGACTGCCTAACCTTGGCGGTGATCCCCAGCTGTATCCCGCTGCTGCTGAGTATTATGAATGTCAACATCGGCCTTTCCCTAGTAGGCGTCATCATCGGAGAGTTTTTGGCGGCGCGCTCCGGACTTGGATACCTGATCATCTACGGAAGCCAGGTGTTCAGCTGGGAGCGCAGACAGATAGAACCGCACATCCTCCCTCTATCGGCTGCTTTTCTCTAA
- the sfsA gene encoding DNA/RNA nuclease SfsA: protein MHYDNIISGTFLRRPKRFLAIVLIGGQEEEVHVKNTGRCKELLRPGVRVYLQQHDDPKRKTKYSLIGVRKENLLINMDSQAPNKAVGEWLRQGGIYPYIEEIKAEKKYGNSRFDFFIRGGNLMEETRDAFVEVKGVTLEEDGTAWFPDAPTERGVKHMEELISCMEEGYEAYIIFVIQMKGVHCFRPNDRTHRAFGDTLRKAAGAGVHVLAVDCLISEDTMEIDEEVPVILN from the coding sequence ATGCATTATGATAATATAATTTCAGGTACATTTTTAAGGCGGCCGAAACGGTTTCTGGCGATTGTCCTTATTGGGGGACAGGAAGAAGAGGTACATGTGAAAAATACCGGGCGCTGTAAAGAGCTGCTCAGACCGGGTGTCAGGGTTTATCTGCAGCAGCACGACGATCCCAAGAGAAAAACAAAGTACTCTTTGATCGGAGTTAGAAAAGAGAATCTGCTGATCAACATGGATTCCCAGGCTCCCAATAAAGCTGTAGGTGAATGGCTTAGACAGGGAGGAATCTATCCTTATATAGAAGAGATCAAGGCGGAGAAAAAGTATGGCAATTCCAGATTTGATTTTTTTATCAGAGGCGGCAATCTTATGGAGGAGACCAGGGATGCATTTGTTGAGGTCAAGGGGGTGACCCTGGAAGAAGACGGGACAGCATGGTTTCCGGATGCTCCCACCGAGCGGGGAGTCAAGCATATGGAGGAATTGATCAGCTGTATGGAAGAGGGCTATGAGGCTTATATTATTTTTGTGATACAGATGAAGGGCGTCCATTGTTTCAGGCCCAATGACCGCACTCACAGAGCCTTCGGTGACACTCTCAGGAAGGCTGCCGGCGCAGGAGTCCATGTGCTTGCGGTGGACTGCCTTATATCAGAAGATACCATGGAGATCGACGAGGAAGTTCCGGTAATCCTGAATTGA
- a CDS encoding ABC transporter ATP-binding protein: MRMTTALSLEQVSYSYHTLKQETTALSSITFDVLSGEFVAVVGPSGCGKSTMLHLIAKLLPLSGGTIRINGVPIEESTDHIGYMLQKDQLLPWRTIYENVTLGLKIQKINDPGAFDRVDRLLELYGLRDFKNSYPSQLSGGMRQRAALIRTLALSPNILLLDEPFSALDYQTRLQVSDDIGCIIKDEKKTALLVTHDLSEAISMADRVIVLSKRPGTVKAIVPIHLTCENKTPQAARNAVEFKDYFNQLWREIND; this comes from the coding sequence ATGAGAATGACCACTGCCCTTTCCTTAGAGCAGGTATCCTATTCATACCATACTCTCAAGCAAGAGACCACAGCTCTTTCCTCTATCACTTTTGATGTCTTAAGCGGTGAATTTGTCGCAGTCGTCGGTCCCAGCGGGTGCGGGAAATCCACCATGCTACATTTGATCGCTAAATTACTCCCCCTATCCGGCGGAACGATCAGGATCAACGGCGTACCAATCGAAGAATCCACCGACCATATCGGATATATGCTCCAGAAGGACCAGCTTCTTCCCTGGCGCACCATTTATGAAAATGTAACCCTTGGACTTAAGATACAAAAAATCAATGACCCCGGGGCATTTGATAGAGTTGACCGGCTGCTGGAGCTTTACGGACTCCGTGATTTTAAGAATTCTTATCCAAGCCAGCTTTCCGGAGGTATGCGCCAGAGGGCGGCACTGATCCGTACCCTTGCACTTTCTCCGAATATTCTTCTTCTCGATGAGCCATTCTCTGCACTTGACTACCAGACAAGACTACAGGTGTCTGATGATATTGGCTGTATCATAAAAGATGAAAAAAAGACGGCTCTTCTCGTGACCCACGACCTGTCCGAGGCTATCAGCATGGCTGATCGGGTCATTGTGCTGTCGAAACGTCCGGGAACCGTAAAGGCCATTGTGCCAATCCATCTCACCTGTGAGAATAAAACGCCCCAAGCTGCAAGAAATGCAGTGGAGTTTAAAGATTATTTCAATCAATTATGGAGGGAAATCAATGACTGA
- a CDS encoding MFS transporter: MNDKLFTRDFSLVVIGQIISLFGNSILRFALPLYLLEETGSASLFGIVTACSFIPMILLSPAGGIVADRVNKRNIMVILDYATSALILLFSAALGHVSLVLLLIITLMALYGIQGAYQPAVQASLPALLSPGRLLSGNAVINQVNALANLIGPVAGGALYGFYGIRPILYVSIGCFLFSATMELFIHIPFKKPQKGSSVLSIVKQDLSESFRFIRMEQPVIGKGILIVCAFNLFLSALLIVGLPVILTQILHMSSQLYGYAQGALALGGLLGGILTGIFAKRLNIQNVHLLLLSSGAALLPIGIVLNLGLAPMTAYIVITVCSFFMMACSTIFTVQMLSFVQAQTPGHLIGKVISCIMALSMCSQPLGQAVYGFLFDVLANQPYLMVYGACLICCLISWKSRKIFQTIPRAEPAAE; the protein is encoded by the coding sequence ATGAACGATAAACTTTTTACCAGGGATTTCTCCCTTGTAGTCATAGGACAGATCATTTCCCTGTTTGGAAATTCCATTCTGAGATTTGCTCTTCCCCTGTATCTGCTGGAAGAGACGGGATCCGCGTCACTGTTTGGCATTGTCACTGCCTGTTCCTTTATTCCCATGATCCTGCTTTCACCGGCAGGCGGCATTGTCGCTGACCGGGTGAATAAAAGAAATATCATGGTCATCCTTGATTATGCCACCAGCGCTCTGATCCTGCTGTTCTCTGCTGCTCTGGGCCACGTTTCCCTGGTACTTCTGCTGATCATAACCCTGATGGCCCTCTATGGTATCCAGGGAGCCTACCAACCTGCAGTCCAGGCCAGCCTTCCGGCTCTTTTAAGTCCTGGCCGGCTGCTTTCCGGCAATGCAGTGATCAATCAGGTCAATGCTCTGGCCAACCTGATCGGGCCGGTAGCCGGCGGCGCTCTGTACGGTTTCTACGGCATCCGCCCGATTTTATATGTGAGCATAGGTTGTTTCTTATTTTCTGCCACAATGGAATTGTTTATCCACATACCGTTTAAAAAACCTCAGAAAGGAAGCAGTGTACTTTCTATCGTAAAACAAGATCTCAGCGAAAGTTTCCGGTTCATCCGCATGGAACAGCCCGTTATTGGAAAAGGTATCCTGATCGTCTGCGCTTTTAACCTGTTTTTAAGTGCTCTCCTGATCGTGGGGCTGCCCGTGATCCTCACACAGATCCTCCATATGTCCAGCCAGCTCTACGGATATGCACAGGGTGCACTGGCCCTGGGAGGCCTTTTAGGCGGTATTCTCACAGGCATCTTTGCAAAACGGCTGAATATCCAGAATGTACATCTTCTTCTTTTGTCCAGCGGAGCAGCACTCCTTCCCATCGGGATTGTACTGAACCTTGGCTTAGCTCCAATGACAGCTTATATCGTGATCACTGTCTGCAGCTTCTTTATGATGGCATGCTCCACTATATTTACTGTACAAATGCTTTCTTTTGTTCAGGCACAGACACCGGGACATCTGATCGGAAAGGTGATCTCCTGTATCATGGCTCTCTCCATGTGTTCCCAGCCTCTGGGGCAGGCTGTCTACGGATTTTTATTCGATGTACTGGCGAACCAGCCTTATCTTATGGTCTATGGCGCATGCTTGATCTGCTGTCTGATCTCTTGGAAGTCCAGGAAAATATTCCAGACCATCCCCAGGGCAGAACCAGCAGCAGAATAA